The following proteins come from a genomic window of Aequorivita marisscotiae:
- a CDS encoding c-type cytochrome: protein MKNIMKSMAALAVLILVSCGGKEEKKKEGIQIGQKPAATETPKEAPVSDVKPSQTIDLTNKGVGPIKNVEIAATIDDAMASKGSEIFKSKCMACHKPDKKFIGPAPTGILERRTPEWIMNMILNPEEMTQKDPLAKALLVEFNGSPMANQHLTEEEARQVLEYFRTL from the coding sequence ATGAAAAACATAATGAAATCAATGGCCGCTTTAGCAGTACTAATTTTAGTTAGCTGTGGCGGAAAAGAAGAAAAAAAGAAAGAGGGCATTCAGATTGGCCAAAAACCAGCGGCGACTGAAACCCCAAAGGAAGCACCAGTTTCTGATGTAAAACCATCACAGACAATAGATTTAACGAATAAGGGAGTGGGCCCGATTAAGAATGTAGAAATCGCTGCTACCATTGATGATGCTATGGCTTCCAAAGGTTCTGAAATTTTTAAGTCTAAATGTATGGCTTGCCATAAACCAGACAAAAAGTTTATCGGACCGGCGCCAACAGGGATTTTGGAAAGACGTACTCCAGAATGGATTATGAATATGATTTTAAATCCTGAAGAAATGACGCAAAAGGATCCGCTAGCAAAAGCTCTTTTAGTAGAGTTTAACGGGTCGCCAATGGCAAACCAACACCTTACCGAGGAGGAAGCAAGACAAGTATTGGA